DNA from Malus sylvestris chromosome 11, drMalSylv7.2, whole genome shotgun sequence:
accagggtgcaggataatgagctttAAGTGCATCTATGCATAACGATGTATTGTAACCAATCATTCACATACTAACTCACCTAAAGCTTACCTGAGCCTCCGCAACATCCTTCCATATAATGCATAACAATAGTAATGAAATACTAAAAATATAATTCATTCACAACATGGCATTCAAAGCATAGTTCGTATAAAAACGTTTCTACAAACCatgaagcatatatatatatttccataTAATGCATAACAATAGTAATGAAATACTAAAAATATAATTCATTCACAACATGGCATTCAAAGCATAGTTCGTATAAAAACGTTTCTAGAAACCatgaagcatatatatatatatatatatatatatatatactataaaaaggaagaagaccCATTCACCTGGAGTCTGCACTACAACTGCCTAGCACAACATCGAGGCGTCACGAACAATTGACGCCTAGAATAATTATCAAACCACATCTCAAAATCCTTATCAATAGAATACGTAACTTACCTAAAATACATCCCCAAGGacattctagaatgatttgtaacCCACCGTCGGTCAACGGTCGATGGTAGGGTCTATaaccctacgtaactcgatcTGGAAAATCGACTCTTCGGATTTCCGATtcgtaacttccaaagatccacaatATGTTACTAgaataacatattaaaattactACGATCCGACTGTtgaatctccgccaattgccaaaattaGGTGGCGGCtgacgttttattttacgaacttacaaatctaaTTTGGAAAGATCTGCACgtcggattcccgatttgtaagttcctatggtcctcaaatattacataataATATGTATTAAAGTTCAGTAATGATCCAACGGctggatcgtcaattcatataagaaccttgggtttgaatttttttttccttcctcctcGTGAAAACCTGCATTTTTGCAGGTTGAAACGTATGACTTCCAAACCTCATTTCgagctcgattctcaaccaaaatccgCGACTCAAAAACCTAAGTAAATTTAGGAATGCAAGGAATAGATGTATACCCATTTGGGGTCATGTCGTGGACAGAGCTCGCCGGAAAAGTGGTCTGAAAATGGCTAAATGGCCACCGGTTCAAGATTTCCAGAAGACTGGAATTTCTTCCCAACTTTCCTACCTAGTTTCTAGTTTGATACTTAACCAAACTTgatgattcaaaagccattttgaagttagAAATGTAGAGAAGAAATTCATACCCTTAGGAAGCTCAACGGAGAATTAGAGTTGGCCGGAAATTTGGTATGAAAATGGTCAAACGACCATTGTTCATTTTCTAGAAATCTAGGTAACTTCTTCCCCGAGATGAAATATGTATTAAATCAACCATACACCCTCTATTTAAGATAAAAACATCACCAAGAGTTCAAAATAAGAAAGATTTGAGGTTGGGAAATTCCAAACTTACCTTGCTGATGCACGATGGAGAATGACTGTGAAAAATGGTAGGTGAGAATGGGGATGGTTGCCCAGCGCAAGGACGATGGTGGTTGCACGTTTTTCCACCATGAAATGGTGGTGATGGTCGTGGTGGTTACCTTGCTGCCACTATCCAGTGGTTGCAACAAGGGAGCTTAAGAAGGAGAGCCTAAGAGTGCGAGAGAGTCAGGAAAGGAAAGGAATATAGAAGTTGGTGTGGTTGGTCCAGGACCTTTGACCTCCCCGTTTACAAAGAAGAAGATGGCGATGAAGGAGGGAAAGGTTGACAGAGAGATGAGGGAGTTGAGGGAGTTAGGCAAAGAAGAGAGTGTTTTaaaagaaatgagagagaatgaAAGCTCCAGAAAAATCGGGGGTACGGGATGAAGGAGGAGTGGTGTGTGGGCCCCACAAGACACAAAAATATCTCCTCAATTGAAATGATCAAATTGCCCTTCACGTTCGTAAATCCGTAAAAGCTTCGTCGTAACTCCAAATTTGATTTCGCTTGTGCCTACGAGTTCATATCGTCGAGTGTTTCGAGAATACGGTAAAATAGTAGCTCGCATGGGTCCTGAAAAAATGGTCAATGAAAGTCTACGTTCTCCCCTTGAAGGGCATTTTTCataaattcacattttaaaattttataaaatcaaagaactagggacgggttgtcacattcttcttttctttttacctTTTAAGTTCTTGAGAGTGCTGGAAAGCTCTCGCTTTGCCATATTAGCTTTATGGGCTTTTTACTTGGGAATATAATTGAGAACTGAAGGCCCTGCAGGAGTAGAAGAGAAAGCAACCTCTAGCAACAGAGAAAGCAGTGAAGGTTTTTTAGCAAGAAAGTATTGTTGGTAATTTGTGAGACAAAGATCGCAAGGTCGGAAAGGGAGAGAAGGCAGCTTTGGAGAGCGAAAGAAATCAAGGTTCAAGAGTGAAGAAGTAGGGAATTATGAGAGGGAAAAGTGGAACGGAGGGAAAAGTCAAAAAGAAAGGTCGAGAAGCAGTCGATGCAGAGCGATGAGCGACGTGTGGACAAACTGCATAATGGAGAAGAATCAGAGGGTATTTATGCCAATGAAAATGACAGAAGTTGAGGAGTGATCAACAAGTGGAGATGAAGGGCAAAGTCATATTTTTActgttaaaaaagaaaaaaaaagcagataaCAAATGAATTGGAGGGCATTTTTGTCTATTTactgttaatgaacagtaattttatgttgagttttagtatatgtataataaTATTACCGACAACTGACATACATACAATTTAGGGGTTTTGTAAGACATGTATGTAATATACATGTCTATGCATTCTAGGAGCCATGGTTTAAAGGTACTTATTTTGGGAAggggatcctcttcggatttcTTCCTTCTAATACACTAAATCAGGGAATTTGtgtcattaaaatttgatccaaaagctaaagttattataacttttaaagtggacccctgtttgtagccattTGATATGTCGCCGGAGTCActtaatgtgacctgtacggttgaacctatagctcataaaccaattcctgcacataagttggaaccacctattgtggtctgtacgacaggctatgTGTAAATAAGTACACTCAAGTGAAAAAAGTAGATGGCTGATGGGTTTCAAATTTGGGGTGTAAGTGAGTACTCTCAATCTGACCTGGTTTTGCAGGAGATCATAAAGGAGTCGACAATGTCGCAGTCGGCGGTAGAGGACTATGACGAACGCTGCTATATGCAAAAGCATGAAGTTGTAAGTGAGGATAGTCCTAGCCAATACCAAGCGTTCACTACAGATTAGCTAACGCAACTTAGTGAGGCGTTTAATTGGCACGAGTCGGACTTAGCGTCATTTATGCTAGTCCCTTCTTACGCCAAACATGGGATTGTTGTCCTAGCTAAGCCAATCCCCACTAAGGAGGCCTAACAAATGGGGCCCTACTATATTAAAAATTTGTTGATaataatttgttgaattttgacATGTGATAAATAATTCATATTATTCTGTCTtaaaaaatatgattaattttaaaattatatacCTAACAAAAAAAGAGAGGGAGGAATGCGtgacatgagagagagagaaggagaaatgATGGTGATGggtgaaagaggagagagagatgatggCGAGGCGTGAAGAGAGAGGGGCAACAGAGAGGAAGTATGGGAGAGAAAGAAagttatagttttttttatttttttattttatcatattAAACTTTTGTGAGCTTTACATATAAAGACAAAAACTTGCACTATATTTCAAGGAACTCCATTAGTTCTTAAACATGTGAAGGAGagacaaaggtataaaataacTAATGCCCAACCCAAAAACTTGGAAAGGTAATTTTCAAATACTAGCCAGACCCCTAAGGTTTTAGGGCTGTTAATAGAATCCAGCCCTCACAACTCTAACAAtattaaggctttttagccaaaatggtccctgagatttgcataacacatcactttggtccctaagattgaaaatcaatagaaatggtctttgaggttgtccaccatccattattttggttcttccgttaaaaactccgttaagtgtcccgaagttcttggccggaagtttgggcaattttcaaagtttcgtaactaaattgtttcttaaccaaattcgacccataatatatcaaaatgaagataggaacgtgtagaacaagattatacctatttagaaGGCGAATGGTTATCGGAGATGGCCGGAGAACAGCCTAAAAGGTGACCGGTctgagggaaaactggaaaactcgcaaGAAACTGGGTtaattttaaacgttcataactccTTCaacactcaacgaaatcgagtgattcaaaaacaaaaatcatacttatcaatgagacaaagagaatggtacctttctcgATGGCTAAATCATCGCGGTCCACTTTCAAGCcgttttccagccaaaccacttttgagcaacatctatgcatgctattaacaattaaaaggtggaatcatgcttatatgcactcaaaaaaaaaaacttaactcatgaaattcaaagcctagtagttatggtgaaccaagactcaactcaagaccAAAGTGAGTTCAGAAAATTATGCCTTCGTTGATTCTTCTTTgcagcaaaggctaatcacccaaaagagagagccttcattcctaacttcttagctccatggatttcttggtgGAGGATGGATGAATTGATTCTCCAaattcccaaaatagagaacctttgagtctccacaccaaggagagcattgatgaagagatgagtgacctagaggaaggaagattgctagctatgttcctTTAGGGTGACCAGCCTCttaaagagaaaagagagctttgtgttctcatcgtttctccaaaagaaaccctaatgatgaaatgttataaagttctttatatagtcccttcaattaagtgacaaaagaaccaaaacccttcatcctctaatgtggccggccttaagggttcattgggctttcaagccctttgtgttttcaagttgtcatacaacttgagttaatgggcttagCATTCAAATCttattgggccttgcggcccaaaactaacccgaggtctataacgaacatattcgtttgattacttaacatattaattaatcctagccataaataattaaaccatttaattatccttactcatctccgttgtttcttcaatctctaccttactcggtgtatgatccattaaattccttttagcgaggttgtaggcaattagaactcttcaaatcaattgtgaattgaaacttactttcaattctccccttAGTGATTACTCACCTTTAAGGCTTCCATAAACCATAAGTGACAcatagcagtatgtcatggctatccaagctaatcagaagaggtggagaacctattcagtttaggattacaatgcaatatggtctttctctaatacaataatcttgaccacattgtttggtttgatagtttattcatgtctactatccaatgtgattctcttacttatatgatttccttgaatgtgatttggaacgacttcctaaatctcatttagactctggccagagattcttaatcatattataGAGTAtcctccctcaaacggtttgaaggctAGAGATCCCTTATTGCGGATTCACTTGCCTCTGTGGCTGAGTGGCTTGACCCCAACTATGCTGTGGACACTCTTTGACAAAGTGACTTTGATATAgttaaagatcaaggacttaaccacaagataactacgatgcctcaggtcaaaggactactttgcattatcccaaccatgagttctcatatgacatgagtatgagaactccttgttgattatgttcagtggactcattctccaTTGAGCacttacatgcttgtcttgatgtcagtcacaccaatgactcgagaccagtcactctccctaagagaagacataacacatactgatcttaacgaactgtcaatgcctgaaggaaaaaattttgtcctagctaagaacaagtaagaacatttgaatacatatgcaaactattaacacattaaagtaggcatgcattcaaaaacaattcataaaacccatgactttcaaagcctagtatatggtgaaccaataaactctttaacaacatttaaagagaaggtaagatttagagtttctttacccttgaagcttatccttgtttacacaagggattcacccaagtggagggccttcaagtcacctccttgctccttggatcttccttgtgattttcctccttttagtgctcctttgcttatttgaggatttgaggattagttctccaaaaacatcaaaagcttgatgtctctaagtctcttcaccaaggatgtgattgtgaagatgaaatggatgacttataGAAGaatagattgctagctaaaactcctctaagtggccgacctctttagagaaaatgagagaaagtgtttcacctcatttcaccaaaaaaaaaccctaaatgaaaataaagctataaagttgaatttatacttcatcacatgtgagtggcaaacttgtaattaatccaaatttgcaacccctcaccctatggccggccttaccttgttattgggctaatttgcccattttgttttagttgtcatacaacttaaacataatgggccttgtggaccaaaacgcttttgggccccgaaacccaaaaccaacatataagcccaatacgaacatttcgtataattaattaactaattaattaatcttgaccattcttcaattaaaccatttaattgcttatccatttcatttaatttcttcaccaacatccttattcggtgtacgatccattaggttccatttagcaaAGTAGTGgacgattgttactcttaacgatcgattgcgaattgaaaccacatttcaattctcccttaaaattagtgtttgctaatctttagggcttccacaaaccatgagtgacacctagcagcatatcatggttacccaagctaagtagaagtggttggagaacctatccagttacaactacaatgcaatacggtccttctctaatacaatactcttaatcacattgtttgagtgatagtttgtttcatgtctactatccaatgtgatacttatctatatgattcaattgaatatgatttggaacaaacttcctaagtcatattcatatgctttagCCAAAGACtttcgaatcatatcttagagtattctctttccaccatggaaggttagagatcccttgttgtgcattcatatgcctacacgactagatagcttgaccccaacaatgccgtggacattccaatggaatgcctttaacatgatcaaagatcaaggacctaaccattagacatctatgatgcctcaggtcaaaggactactttgcatattgcaactctcgagttcttacatgacatgtatgttcgaactctcttttgatcgttgttcagtgtactcgatcactctttcgagcacctatgtgtttgccttagtgtccaacactaaatgacttgagacttgtcatactcgcgcttgagtcgacataacacatactaaccttagcggattgtcaatgcccaattggcaatcctatggctaggaacgttttaggaatggacataagagaaaggtctcgttaatctaacttacttaaatcacttatctcttagatcaaatacatttcttggattcccttattgcttaaacacaagatacaataaatagtgattaacaataagctttgcccttcattaaacatataaaagtttaatacaataagtattccaaaagctattacatcaaatgagtggctttgtgggcatacttccaacaatgcccaattggcaatcctatgatcaggaacgtttagggtatgtatacaaaagagaatggtctcatgaatctaacttttttagatcacattctcccaattacatattccttggacttatcatttaagcatataacatttatataagacggctttaaataataatattttccctttatattaaactatattagtttaacatatgaaatgtccgtaaagtatcataatacgattggctttagggcacatttccaacaaaatggGGAAAGGGAagggggagagaaagagagagagaagggagcgagagagagaagtgTGAAATACACTAAAGATAAATGGTATTTTTGTAACTTACACTTTATAGAAGAAAAGTGTTGTCTCAATATGAAATTAAGGATTAGAAGCATACTCAATGTGTAATTTTTCctaaatttttgtcattttcattgaGTTTGAGATTCCAGCATTTcgcattaaataaagttattaagtTATTTCTTTTGTTAAGAAAAGTTTAGagaaacctttttattttgggagttttaacgaaacactcctagtactgtttacttttaacgaaaaaccacatttttacctttctctgatactattcattacacatttatttgtcattttcatcaaaactaaagtttttttgaacttttcctTAACTttcctaacttttttttttcctaataatGAGTGGTACATAAATTACTAACCACGCCAATTATTTACCATTCCAATCGTGACAAAGCAGTGCGATGTTAAATTGCTTCTCTATATATCTAATGGCTCGCGGACCAACATTTTCCAAACCCATCAGCATTTTCATTCAACGTTCTCTGGATCGAGTAGTAGTGAGATATCAGCTTCTAGCGAGCTTGGTTTTGCTAGTGCAGATACCAGTCATAGAAATAGCAGCAGTGACTAGTGAGAGAGTCTGCTATTATATACCATATGGGGCGTTGGGTGAAGATTGTGATGATGCCCTGTGGAGAGTTCTTGGGGAGAAAATGGAATTTACAGGACCTAGTCATAGCGAGTACCCTTTCGTCTATGcaccttctttctttatttgcACCCTGTTATTTTACTTGGGGTGCATTTTGGGTCGCCTTTGCACTCCATATGTTAACCACTTTAGGAGTCACTCTGTCATTCCATAGAAATCTTTCACACAAGAGTTTCAGGCTTCCGAAATGGCTCGAATACTTATTTGCCTACGTTGCAGTTCTATCACTTCAGgtacattatatatatgtgtgcgtCGTGAGCAACGTTTTGTTACATTTTAGCATCATTCTGTGCTTAAATAGTagcttttttgttttcttgcaaTATTATTAGGGAAAATGATTGAGTTCGGTGTGTTGCACGTATATGCAGGGTAGCCCAATAGAATGGGTGAGCTCACACCGTCACCACCACCAGTTTACTGATACACCGAAAGATGTTCATAGCCCCATTCAAGGTTTTTGGTTTAGTCACATTGGATGGATTATCGATAGTGGTTCTCGGTTTGGAAAGGTAGCAACAACATACACAACTATATGTACACATATCCTACAAGCATATGTCGTCGAACTATTAAATTAACATTGGAAATTTTGCAGTACGGGGGACTAAAGAACGTTCAAGATTTGAAAAGGCAGGCCTTCTATAGGTTTCTTCACCATACTTATGTTATACATTCAGTTCTTCTACCTGGAAGTTTATTATATGCCTTTGGCGGCCTTCCCTTCCTGGTTTGGGGACTGGTGAGATTATTAATTGCTTCCTCCTAAGTTTAGCTTTTTATCCCCAAAAGAAATTTGTTTACATTATTGTCATAAGGCCTTATACATAAATTCCAATTCAAATCAATGAAAAATTTGCACAGTTTCTATGTGGTCAAATATATAAACCTCACTTGCAAAAAATTAGTCTCTCGGTCAAAAAGTTCATTTCATAGACATTTTTGCACCCATATAAACCTCACTTGCAACTTTTGGATGGAGTTTAAACTTGAGATTTTAACTAAAATTCGGGCTTCATAGATACTtcttccatttcttcttcttctttaatttctttttcttattcatGAATGATGTGGTCCAAGTGCCCGACCATAAAAAATTTCAGCCTAGCAAAGATAAACAGCAAGATCATTGTATTATGAAACTtatgtcccttttgtgattgtAGGGAGTGAGGATAGTAACTGTTTTGCACGTAACTT
Protein-coding regions in this window:
- the LOC126589737 gene encoding palmitoyl-monogalactosyldiacylglycerol delta-7 desaturase, chloroplastic-like — its product is MGRWVKIVMMPCGEFLGRKWNLQDLVIASTLSSMHLLSLFAPCYFTWGAFWVAFALHMLTTLGVTLSFHRNLSHKSFRLPKWLEYLFAYVAVLSLQGSPIEWVSSHRHHHQFTDTPKDVHSPIQGFWFSHIGWIIDSGSRFGKYGGLKNVQDLKRQAFYRFLHHTYVIHSVLLPGSLLYAFGGLPFLVWGLGVRIVTVLHVTLLVNSAGHMWGKQVYNTGDLSRNNWWLAMVTLGEGWHNNHHAFDYSARQGLEWWQIDLTWYVIKVLQAIGWATDVKTPTESQKQRKVFNGEMVPTDVKPHPPTESQKLVS